Proteins encoded together in one Falco biarmicus isolate bFalBia1 chromosome 4, bFalBia1.pri, whole genome shotgun sequence window:
- the GPR146 gene encoding probable G-protein coupled receptor 146 isoform X1: MGKNVSASHQGTTRQCLPEKLVISREDTKAKITMWRCEALNNSTENSEDQHLCHDFHLVLSVFSLLYLIICFPIGLCYNGLLVLVNLYNKATMTMPDVYFVNIAIAGLIINALAPMYLLGLANTKWAIWNSNNEVYITLLILFNVSSLVTMYSTTLLSLDYYIERALPRTYMSSVYNTKHVCGFIWGGAMLTSFSSLLFYVCNHVSTKIIECSKMQNKEAADAIMVFIGYVVPAIAVLYALVLILRIRKEATPLDQDTGRLDPSVHRLLIATVCTQFTLWTPYYVTLLVSTFTNAQGRIADDNYSRILHFTKILAKFLAFSSSFVMPLLYRYINKNFPNKLRRLLKKIHCGNQGCSHERTVVQQVMT; this comes from the exons ATGGGCAAAAATGTTTCTGCCAGTCATCAAGGAACAACAAGGCAGTGCCTACCAG AAAAGCTGGTAATCAGCAGAGAAGACACAAAAGCTAAAATCACTATGTGGCGCTGTGAAGCCTTAAACAACAGTACTGAGAACAGTGAGGACCAGCATCTCTGCCATGACTTTCACCTTGTGCTTTCAGTCTTCTCCCTACTCTACCTCATCATATGTTTCCCAATTGGCCTTTGTTACAATGGCTTGCTGGTCCTAGTGAATCTCTACAACAAAGCTACTATGACTATGCCAGATGTTTACTTTGTCAACATTGCCATTGCTGGTCTCATCATCAATGCTCTGGCACCGATGTACCTTCTAGGTCTTGCCAACACAAAATGGGCCATCTGGAATTCTAACAATGAAGTTTATATTACCTTACTTATTTTATTCAACGTCTCATCTTTAGTTACCATGTACTCTACTACATTACTCAGTCTGGACTACTACATTGAACGTGCGCTACCTAGAACTTACATGTCAAGTGTGTACAACACCAAACATGTTTGTGGATTCATATGGGGTGGTGCCATGCTTACAAGTTTTTCATCTCTCCTGTTCTACGTCTGCAATCACGTATCCACTAAAATAATTGAATGTTCCAAGATGCAgaacaaagaagcagcagatgcCATTATGGTCTTTATTGGGTATGTGGTACCTGCTATTGCTGTACTGTATGCACTTGTACTAATCTTGCGAATACGCAAAGAGGCTACACCACTGGATCAAGACACTGGACGATTAGATCCATCAGTGCACAGGCTTTTGATTGCCACAGTCTGTACACAGTTCACATTATGGACACCCTATTATGTTACTCTTTTGGTAAGCACATTTACTAATGCACAAGGAAGAATTGCAGATGACAATTACAGTCGAATATTGCATTTTACCAAGATTTTAGCAAAATTCTTGGCTTTCTCAAGCAGCTTTGTAATGCCTCTGCTCTACAGATACATTAACAAAAACTTTCCCAACAAATTACGACGTTTGCTTAAAAAGATACACTGTGGGAATCAAGGGTGTTCTCACGAACGCACAGTAGTACAGCAAGTCATGACGTAG
- the GPR146 gene encoding probable G-protein coupled receptor 146 isoform X2, producing the protein MWRCEALNNSTENSEDQHLCHDFHLVLSVFSLLYLIICFPIGLCYNGLLVLVNLYNKATMTMPDVYFVNIAIAGLIINALAPMYLLGLANTKWAIWNSNNEVYITLLILFNVSSLVTMYSTTLLSLDYYIERALPRTYMSSVYNTKHVCGFIWGGAMLTSFSSLLFYVCNHVSTKIIECSKMQNKEAADAIMVFIGYVVPAIAVLYALVLILRIRKEATPLDQDTGRLDPSVHRLLIATVCTQFTLWTPYYVTLLVSTFTNAQGRIADDNYSRILHFTKILAKFLAFSSSFVMPLLYRYINKNFPNKLRRLLKKIHCGNQGCSHERTVVQQVMT; encoded by the coding sequence ATGTGGCGCTGTGAAGCCTTAAACAACAGTACTGAGAACAGTGAGGACCAGCATCTCTGCCATGACTTTCACCTTGTGCTTTCAGTCTTCTCCCTACTCTACCTCATCATATGTTTCCCAATTGGCCTTTGTTACAATGGCTTGCTGGTCCTAGTGAATCTCTACAACAAAGCTACTATGACTATGCCAGATGTTTACTTTGTCAACATTGCCATTGCTGGTCTCATCATCAATGCTCTGGCACCGATGTACCTTCTAGGTCTTGCCAACACAAAATGGGCCATCTGGAATTCTAACAATGAAGTTTATATTACCTTACTTATTTTATTCAACGTCTCATCTTTAGTTACCATGTACTCTACTACATTACTCAGTCTGGACTACTACATTGAACGTGCGCTACCTAGAACTTACATGTCAAGTGTGTACAACACCAAACATGTTTGTGGATTCATATGGGGTGGTGCCATGCTTACAAGTTTTTCATCTCTCCTGTTCTACGTCTGCAATCACGTATCCACTAAAATAATTGAATGTTCCAAGATGCAgaacaaagaagcagcagatgcCATTATGGTCTTTATTGGGTATGTGGTACCTGCTATTGCTGTACTGTATGCACTTGTACTAATCTTGCGAATACGCAAAGAGGCTACACCACTGGATCAAGACACTGGACGATTAGATCCATCAGTGCACAGGCTTTTGATTGCCACAGTCTGTACACAGTTCACATTATGGACACCCTATTATGTTACTCTTTTGGTAAGCACATTTACTAATGCACAAGGAAGAATTGCAGATGACAATTACAGTCGAATATTGCATTTTACCAAGATTTTAGCAAAATTCTTGGCTTTCTCAAGCAGCTTTGTAATGCCTCTGCTCTACAGATACATTAACAAAAACTTTCCCAACAAATTACGACGTTTGCTTAAAAAGATACACTGTGGGAATCAAGGGTGTTCTCACGAACGCACAGTAGTACAGCAAGTCATGACGTAG